In Thioalbus denitrificans, the following are encoded in one genomic region:
- a CDS encoding phosphoribulokinase, translated as MSEKHPIIAITGSSGAGTSTVKTAFEHMFFRANLKSAVVEGDSYHRFNRAEMKAAVAKAEAEGGSLSHFGPEANVFDKLEELFQTYGETGTGQRRYYLHNEDEADQHNARLGTSCKSGEFTPWEDIEPNTDLLFYEGLHGLVKDGDVDVSRHVDLGVGVVPIVNLEWIQKIHRDAKERGYSAEAIVDTILRRMPDYVNYITPQFSRTHVNFQRVPTVDTSNPFIARDIPTPDESFVIIRFRDPKGVDFPYFLSMVHDSFMSRRNTLVVPGGKMGFAMEVILEPIVHDLVEKSQKARG; from the coding sequence ATGTCCGAGAAGCACCCCATTATCGCGATTACCGGTTCTTCCGGCGCCGGCACCAGTACGGTCAAGACCGCATTCGAGCACATGTTCTTCCGCGCGAACCTGAAATCCGCGGTGGTGGAGGGCGACTCCTATCACCGCTTCAACCGCGCGGAGATGAAGGCGGCCGTGGCCAAGGCCGAAGCGGAGGGCGGCAGCCTCAGCCACTTCGGCCCGGAGGCCAATGTCTTCGACAAGCTCGAGGAGCTGTTCCAGACCTATGGCGAAACCGGTACCGGCCAGCGTCGCTACTACCTCCACAACGAGGACGAGGCCGATCAGCACAACGCCCGCCTCGGCACCAGCTGCAAGTCCGGCGAGTTCACCCCCTGGGAGGACATCGAGCCGAATACCGATCTCCTCTTCTACGAGGGACTGCACGGCCTGGTGAAGGATGGCGACGTGGACGTCTCCCGCCACGTGGACCTGGGCGTGGGCGTGGTGCCCATCGTCAACCTGGAGTGGATCCAGAAGATTCACCGCGACGCCAAGGAGCGGGGCTACTCCGCCGAGGCCATCGTGGACACCATCCTGCGGCGCATGCCCGACTACGTGAACTACATCACCCCGCAGTTCTCGCGCACCCACGTGAACTTCCAGCGCGTGCCCACGGTGGACACCTCCAACCCGTTCATCGCCCGCGACATTCCCACGCCGGACGAGAGCTTCGTGATCATCCGCTTCCGGGACCCCAAGGGCGTGGACTTCCCCTACTTCCTGAGCATGGTCCACGACTCCTTCATGTCCCGCCGCAACACCCTGGTGGTGCCGGGCGGCAAGATGGGGTTCGCCATGGAGGTCATCCTCGAGCCCATCGTCCACGACCTCGTGGAGAAGAGCCAGAAGGCCCGCGGCTGA